In Pseudomonas sp. Leaf58, one DNA window encodes the following:
- a CDS encoding transglycosylase domain-containing protein — translation MGALWQSEPSRTEAPQIPPAETPQPQPPRQRRLWWRLIILILLVALVAIGFAAYDEFRTSNLQSREFSKLATTLTYSLQPGPSDAILYPGDGPFDKRLGYSALGEFLPRLLKRDYLISEQVRFSPALMNYVEHGLFAPYIEKIQAGLSITDCRGDMLYQYNYPQHLYPDFAAIPPVMVNSLLFIENRDLLDTKDPRNNPAVDWPRFAKAAYSQVAKYLALPGQSAGGSTLATQLEKYRHSPDGLTVSGAEKIRQMISASVRAYQGGPDTTEARQRIVRDYLNSVPLSAVPGHGEVHGMAEGLRVWYGADFDQVNQALTSTATDPQSLATRGLALRQVLSLMIAQRRPSHYLSKGRVELAELTDSHIRVLAASQVIEQPLADAALASKAVYRDWVAQPTIVPIVTNKGISLARNRLAAMLNRPLYDLDRLDVSATSTLQADLQLQVSQYLKNLADPEFAAQMGLIGERLLTAKTTDQVSYSFTLFERTADGSRVRVQTDSTDQPFDINEGSKLELGSTAKLRVLTTYLEIIAELHDKYAGKPAAELKKVEVAELDRITQWSLEWLAQNSKNQSLDAMLDAALERKYSANTGEAFFTGGGMHVFNNFRKEDNSRNPTLKDALRESINLPFIRLMRDLVRYVTYQQPYNRVPLLKDDSDPRRQEYLARFADKEGTNYLMRFWKKYQRKTSQQRLDTFLDSMRVTPQRLAAVHRYLFPEAGQETFNAFVRAHLKGDKITLGKLTDGRLSEMYDAYGPGKYDLPDQGYIAKVHPLDLWLLGYLLKNPGSTLTEMVNASRFERQEVYGWLFKSRHQGARDSRIRTMVEIEAFLDIHQRWKRVGYPFDHLVPSLATAIGSSGDRPAALSELVGIIQNDGVRLPTLRIDTLHFAANTPYETKLVSDPDRGVRILPVEVARALKGAMSQVVDAGTARRISGSFKLQDGTPLVMGGKTGTGDNRIESFGAGGRLIGSRSLNRTATFVFFLGDNHFGTLTAFVPGRSAEAFKFTSALPVQVLKGMAPILMPYLQPGNPNECKPPRVAAHPAPPQGEASIL, via the coding sequence ATGGGCGCACTGTGGCAATCGGAACCAAGCAGAACGGAAGCACCCCAGATACCTCCGGCCGAGACGCCACAGCCCCAGCCCCCCCGTCAGCGTCGGCTGTGGTGGCGGCTGATCATTCTCATCCTGCTGGTGGCGCTGGTGGCCATCGGCTTCGCCGCGTACGACGAATTCCGCACCTCCAACCTGCAGTCGCGGGAATTCAGCAAACTGGCGACCACCCTCACCTATTCGCTGCAGCCAGGCCCCAGCGACGCCATCCTTTACCCCGGTGATGGGCCGTTCGACAAACGCCTGGGCTACAGCGCCCTGGGCGAATTCCTGCCGCGCCTGCTCAAGCGCGATTACCTGATCAGCGAGCAGGTGAGGTTCTCGCCGGCGTTGATGAACTACGTCGAGCATGGGCTGTTCGCCCCCTACATCGAGAAGATCCAGGCTGGCCTGTCGATCACCGACTGCCGCGGCGACATGTTGTACCAGTACAACTACCCGCAACACCTGTACCCAGACTTTGCAGCAATCCCACCGGTGATGGTCAACAGCCTGCTGTTCATCGAAAACCGTGACCTGCTCGACACCAAGGACCCACGCAACAACCCGGCCGTGGACTGGCCGCGCTTCGCCAAGGCGGCCTACAGCCAGGTGGCCAAGTACCTGGCCCTGCCCGGCCAGTCCGCTGGCGGCAGCACCCTGGCCACGCAGCTGGAGAAGTACCGCCACTCACCGGACGGCCTGACCGTATCTGGCGCCGAAAAGATCCGCCAGATGATTTCTGCCAGTGTGCGCGCCTACCAGGGCGGCCCCGACACCACCGAGGCGCGTCAGCGCATCGTGCGTGATTACCTCAACAGCGTGCCATTGTCAGCAGTGCCTGGGCATGGCGAAGTGCATGGTATGGCCGAAGGCTTACGGGTGTGGTACGGCGCCGACTTCGACCAGGTCAACCAGGCCCTCACCTCCACCGCCACCGACCCCCAGAGCTTGGCCACACGCGGCCTGGCTCTGCGCCAGGTGCTGTCGTTAATGATTGCCCAGCGCCGGCCTTCGCATTACCTGTCCAAGGGCCGGGTCGAGCTGGCCGAACTGACCGACTCGCACATCCGCGTACTGGCTGCCAGCCAGGTCATCGAGCAGCCGCTGGCCGACGCTGCGCTGGCCAGCAAGGCGGTGTACCGCGACTGGGTGGCGCAACCGACCATCGTGCCAATCGTCACCAACAAGGGCATCAGCCTGGCGCGCAACCGCCTGGCAGCCATGCTCAATCGCCCACTGTACGACCTCGACCGGCTCGATGTGTCGGCCACCAGTACCCTGCAGGCCGACCTGCAACTGCAGGTGAGCCAGTACCTGAAGAACCTGGCCGACCCCGAGTTCGCCGCGCAGATGGGCTTGATTGGCGAGCGCCTGCTCACGGCCAAGACCACCGATCAGGTGAGCTACAGCTTCACCTTGTTCGAGCGCACCGCCGATGGCTCGCGGGTACGGGTACAGACCGACAGCACGGACCAGCCCTTCGACATCAACGAAGGCAGCAAGCTGGAGCTGGGCTCCACCGCCAAGCTGCGGGTACTCACTACCTACCTGGAGATCATCGCCGAGTTGCACGACAAGTACGCCGGCAAGCCTGCCGCCGAGCTGAAGAAAGTCGAAGTCGCCGAACTTGACCGTATTACCCAATGGTCACTGGAATGGCTGGCGCAGAACAGCAAGAACCAGAGCCTGGACGCCATGCTCGACGCGGCGCTGGAACGCAAGTATTCGGCCAACACCGGCGAAGCCTTCTTCACCGGCGGCGGTATGCATGTGTTCAACAACTTCCGCAAGGAAGACAACAGCCGCAACCCGACCCTCAAGGATGCGTTGCGCGAGTCGATCAACCTGCCGTTCATCCGCCTGATGCGCGACCTGGTGCGCTATGTCACCTACCAGCAGCCGTATAACCGCGTGCCGTTGCTCAAGGACGACTCCGACCCGCGTCGCCAGGAGTACCTGGCCCGTTTCGCCGACAAGGAAGGCACCAACTACCTGATGCGCTTCTGGAAGAAGTACCAGCGCAAGACCTCGCAACAGCGCCTGGATACCTTCCTCGACAGCATGCGCGTGACCCCGCAACGGCTGGCGGCGGTGCACCGCTACCTGTTCCCCGAGGCTGGTCAGGAAACCTTCAACGCCTTCGTCCGCGCCCACCTGAAAGGTGACAAGATCACCCTCGGCAAACTGACCGACGGCCGCCTGTCGGAGATGTACGACGCCTATGGGCCGGGTAAGTACGACCTGCCCGACCAGGGCTACATCGCCAAGGTCCACCCGCTGGACCTGTGGCTGCTCGGTTACCTGCTGAAAAACCCTGGTTCGACGTTGACCGAGATGGTCAACGCCAGCCGCTTCGAGCGCCAGGAGGTGTACGGCTGGCTGTTCAAGAGCCGTCACCAAGGCGCCCGTGACAGCCGCATCCGCACCATGGTCGAGATCGAGGCATTCCTCGACATCCACCAGCGCTGGAAGCGCGTAGGCTACCCATTCGACCACCTGGTACCCTCCCTGGCCACCGCCATCGGCAGCTCGGGCGACCGCCCTGCCGCCCTTTCCGAACTGGTCGGCATCATCCAGAACGACGGCGTGCGCCTGCCGACCTTGCGTATAGACACTCTGCACTTCGCGGCCAACACCCCTTACGAAACCAAGCTGGTCAGCGACCCGGATCGGGGCGTGCGGATTCTGCCTGTCGAAGTGGCGCGCGCCCTCAAAGGCGCCATGTCGCAGGTGGTGGATGCCGGTACCGCGCGGCGTATTTCTGGCAGTTTCAAGCTGCAGGACGGCACGCCACTGGTGATGGGCGGCAAGACCGGTACCGGTGACAACCGCATCGAAAGCTTCGGCGCCGGCGGCCGGCTGATCGGTTCGCGCTCGCTGAACCGTACCGCCACCTTCGTGTTCTTCCTTGGCGACAATCACTTCGGCACCCTGACCGCATTCGTACCGGGGCGCTCGGCGGAGGCATTCAAATTCACCTCGGCGCTGCCGGTGCAGGTACTCAAAGGCATGGCACCGATCCTCATGCCGTACCTGCAGCCGGGCAATCCGAATGAGTGCAAACCGCCGCGGGTGGCAGCGCACCCAGCTCCGCCACAAGGGGAAGCATCGATCCTTTAG
- a CDS encoding PadR family transcriptional regulator has translation MREHTPHDPFERRPGRGERGPRVFAPGDLKLLMLALLAEQPGHGYDLIRQIENLFDGSYSPSPGVIYPTLNFLEEAELISGQVQGSKRLYAITDAGRTALAEQAVALDGVRMRIEVSKRALRGHDRPPEIHEAVGNLRHALHMHSGRWTADEIERVRDLLNHAAKAIASGPAEPVRETPHE, from the coding sequence ATGCGCGAACACACCCCCCATGATCCCTTCGAGCGGCGCCCCGGCCGTGGCGAGCGCGGCCCCCGCGTCTTCGCCCCCGGCGACCTCAAACTGCTGATGTTGGCCCTGCTCGCCGAACAACCCGGTCACGGTTACGACCTGATTCGCCAGATCGAAAACCTGTTCGATGGCAGCTACAGCCCAAGCCCCGGGGTGATTTACCCCACGCTCAACTTCCTTGAGGAAGCCGAGCTGATCAGCGGCCAGGTGCAGGGCAGCAAACGTCTCTATGCCATCACCGATGCCGGCCGCACCGCTCTGGCCGAACAAGCTGTTGCCTTGGACGGTGTGCGCATGCGCATCGAAGTGAGCAAACGCGCCCTGCGCGGCCACGACCGCCCGCCAGAAATTCACGAAGCGGTCGGCAACCTGCGCCACGCACTGCACATGCACAGCGGCCGTTGGACAGCGGATGAAATCGAGCGGGTCCGCGACCTGCTCAACCATGCTGCCAAGGCCATCGCCTCGGGGCCGGCCGAACCTGTCAGGGAGACACCCCATGAATGA
- a CDS encoding siderophore-interacting protein yields MNDTIHRVNHEIRQRRLQVLRVTELTPRMRRITLGGAELQGFTSVGSDDHIKLLFAETPEQQQAIEARNLGREGGARPTMREYTPRRIDLVANELDIDFVLHGDGPASTWAAQAAPGQTLDIAGPRASMVVPDIFDSYLLIGDETAIPAIGRRLEELPAGRQVLAVIQIEDEQERQPLPSKAQVEVIWVRRQQEDLLALVKNLTLPQGRVYGWVALEKALTRQAKALLLEKGVPEDALKAAAYWRADGAVDDE; encoded by the coding sequence ATGAATGACACCATTCACCGCGTCAACCACGAGATCCGCCAGCGCCGCCTGCAGGTGCTACGGGTCACCGAGCTGACACCGCGCATGCGCCGCATCACCCTTGGTGGCGCCGAGCTGCAAGGCTTCACCAGCGTGGGCAGCGACGACCATATCAAGCTGCTGTTCGCCGAAACGCCAGAGCAACAGCAGGCCATCGAGGCCCGTAATCTGGGCCGGGAAGGTGGCGCACGGCCGACCATGCGCGAGTACACGCCACGGCGCATCGACCTGGTGGCCAACGAGCTGGACATCGATTTCGTGCTGCACGGCGACGGCCCTGCCTCCACCTGGGCCGCCCAGGCCGCGCCGGGGCAAACCCTGGACATCGCCGGGCCTCGGGCGTCGATGGTGGTACCGGATATCTTCGACAGCTACCTGCTGATCGGTGATGAAACGGCCATTCCGGCGATTGGCCGGCGGCTAGAGGAGTTGCCCGCAGGCCGTCAGGTGCTGGCGGTGATCCAGATCGAGGACGAGCAGGAGCGCCAGCCACTGCCAAGCAAGGCCCAGGTGGAGGTCATCTGGGTACGTCGCCAACAGGAGGACTTGCTGGCGCTGGTGAAGAACCTGACCTTGCCACAAGGCAGGGTGTACGGCTGGGTGGCCCTGGAAAAAGCCCTGACCCGCCAGGCCAAGGCGCTGTTGCTAGAGAAGGGGGTGCCTGAGGATGCGCTGAAGGCTGCGGCCTACTGGCGTGCCGACGGGGCTGTGGACGACGAGTAA
- a CDS encoding Pr6Pr family membrane protein produces MPRRPWLTGMAVLGWFGLTVQVYLVLLARWQEQASLIGGLINVFGYFTVLTNTLVATVLSYAAFGREGRAKRFFLSPSVSSAVAASIVLVALAYSVLLRHLWQPQGWQWLADELLHDVMPALYALYWWCQVPKGSLRLRHLALWAVYPAVYFAYALWRGHEIGVYAYPFIDVTNLGYGQVMLNALGVLAGFWGIGLVLLGLDRWRRVHKFA; encoded by the coding sequence ATGCCACGGCGCCCCTGGCTGACCGGCATGGCGGTGCTGGGCTGGTTCGGCTTGACCGTGCAGGTGTACTTGGTGCTGCTGGCGCGCTGGCAGGAACAGGCCAGCCTGATAGGCGGCCTGATCAATGTGTTCGGCTATTTCACCGTGTTGACCAATACCCTGGTGGCCACGGTGCTCAGCTATGCCGCGTTCGGGCGGGAGGGCCGCGCGAAGCGCTTTTTCCTGTCGCCTTCGGTGAGTTCGGCAGTGGCCGCCAGCATCGTCTTGGTGGCGCTGGCCTACAGCGTGTTGCTGCGCCACTTGTGGCAACCGCAAGGCTGGCAATGGCTGGCGGATGAGTTGCTGCACGATGTGATGCCAGCGCTGTATGCCTTGTACTGGTGGTGTCAGGTGCCCAAGGGCAGCTTGCGGCTGCGGCACCTGGCGTTGTGGGCGGTGTACCCGGCGGTGTACTTCGCCTATGCGCTGTGGCGGGGGCACGAGATTGGTGTGTATGCCTACCCATTCATCGATGTGACGAACCTGGGGTATGGGCAGGTGATGCTCAATGCCCTGGGCGTGCTGGCGGGTTTTTGGGGGATTGGGCTGGTGTTGCTGGGGCTGGATCGGTGGCGTCGGGTGCATAAGTTTGCTTAA
- a CDS encoding VF530 family DNA-binding protein, translating to MSTAQHNALHGKTLEQILTELVAHYQWQGLAERIDVRCFKSNPTIKSSLTFLRKTPWAREKVEQLYVKLQRQA from the coding sequence ATGAGCACGGCCCAACACAACGCACTGCACGGCAAGACCCTCGAACAGATCCTCACCGAGCTGGTGGCGCACTACCAATGGCAGGGCCTGGCCGAGCGCATCGATGTGCGCTGCTTCAAGAGCAACCCCACCATCAAGTCGAGCCTGACCTTCCTGCGCAAAACGCCGTGGGCACGAGAAAAGGTCGAGCAGCTTTACGTGAAACTGCAGCGCCAGGCCTGA
- a CDS encoding TonB-dependent receptor, whose protein sequence is MLYTPLRLSPLAVALWLAASPSQAVELEPQVITANPLGNRQLAAPSSVLEGDNLLQQQHSSLGETLNKQPGVASTWFGPGASRPVIRGLDGDRIRILRNGVGALDASSLSYDHAVPLDPVSVDRVEIVRGPAALLYGGNAIGGVVNTFDNRIPDAPIEGLQGAGELRYGGADTTRSSAGKLEAGNGAFALHLDANSRQFNDLRIPGYARSSKVRDADEPGSKHRLENSDGRQDGGAVGGAYHWGRGYAGLSYSRYDSNYGSVAEPGVRLDMQQDHYAFASELRDLDGPFSSVKVDAGYTDYAHREIEGGEVHTTFKNKGYEARIEAHHQPLGPVQGVIGAQVSRNEFSALGEEAFVPHTNTDSLALFMLEQWQATERLNLSLGARLEHTRVDPDAKGNEIFVDADSASSFNAFSLSSGAVYQLDPIWSLAANLGYTERAPTFYELYANGAHVATGAFEVGDAGLNKEKAISADLALRFDNGTHKGSVGVFYSHFRNYIGLIGTGSLREGGHEHDHDEDDHDHDHDHDGFPEYQYQGVRARFYGIEAQDRWQLAENHYGSFALELSGDYTRAKNLDNGQPLPRIAPLRLNSGLVWELNRWQARVDVQHAASQHRKPADETSTEGYTTLGASVGYRFDIGHSQWLAFVRGENLNDQTVRYASSILRDIAPAPGRSVEVGLRTTF, encoded by the coding sequence ATGCTGTACACACCGCTTCGCCTCTCGCCCCTTGCCGTCGCACTTTGGCTAGCTGCTTCGCCCAGCCAGGCCGTGGAGCTCGAACCCCAAGTCATCACCGCCAACCCATTAGGTAACCGCCAACTGGCCGCCCCCAGCAGCGTGCTCGAAGGCGATAACCTGCTGCAACAGCAGCACAGCAGCCTTGGGGAGACCCTGAACAAACAGCCCGGCGTCGCCTCCACTTGGTTCGGCCCTGGCGCTAGCCGCCCGGTGATCCGAGGCCTGGATGGCGACCGCATTCGCATCCTGCGCAATGGCGTCGGCGCCCTGGATGCGTCGTCGCTGTCCTATGACCACGCCGTGCCGCTGGACCCGGTGAGCGTCGACCGCGTCGAGATCGTCCGCGGCCCGGCGGCCTTGCTCTACGGCGGCAACGCCATCGGCGGGGTGGTCAATACCTTCGACAACCGCATCCCGGACGCCCCCATCGAGGGCCTCCAAGGTGCCGGTGAACTGCGCTATGGCGGCGCCGACACCACCCGCAGCAGCGCGGGCAAGTTGGAGGCCGGCAACGGCGCCTTCGCCCTGCACCTGGATGCCAACAGCCGCCAGTTCAACGACCTGCGCATCCCCGGCTACGCCCGCAGTTCCAAGGTGCGTGATGCTGACGAACCGGGCAGCAAACACCGCCTGGAAAACAGCGACGGCCGCCAGGACGGTGGCGCCGTGGGTGGCGCCTACCATTGGGGCCGCGGTTACGCCGGCCTGTCGTACAGCCGCTACGACAGCAACTATGGCTCGGTGGCCGAGCCTGGCGTGCGCCTGGACATGCAGCAGGACCACTACGCCTTCGCCTCCGAACTGCGTGACCTGGACGGCCCGTTCAGCTCGGTCAAGGTCGATGCCGGCTACACCGACTACGCACACCGTGAAATCGAGGGGGGCGAAGTCCACACCACCTTCAAGAACAAAGGCTATGAAGCGCGCATCGAAGCCCACCACCAACCGCTCGGGCCGGTACAAGGTGTGATCGGCGCGCAGGTCAGTCGCAACGAGTTCTCCGCCTTGGGTGAGGAAGCCTTCGTTCCGCACACCAACACTGATAGCCTGGCGCTGTTCATGCTGGAGCAGTGGCAGGCCACCGAGCGCCTGAACCTGAGCCTGGGCGCACGCCTGGAGCACACCCGCGTCGACCCGGACGCCAAGGGCAACGAAATCTTCGTCGACGCCGACAGCGCCAGCAGCTTCAATGCCTTCAGCCTGTCTTCGGGGGCGGTGTACCAGCTCGACCCAATCTGGTCGCTGGCCGCCAACCTCGGCTACACCGAGCGCGCCCCGACCTTCTACGAGCTGTACGCCAATGGCGCCCACGTGGCCACTGGTGCCTTTGAAGTCGGTGATGCCGGCCTGAACAAGGAAAAGGCCATTTCCGCCGACCTGGCGCTGCGCTTCGACAATGGCACCCACAAAGGCAGTGTCGGGGTGTTCTACAGCCACTTCCGTAACTACATCGGCCTGATCGGCACCGGCAGCCTGCGCGAGGGCGGGCATGAGCACGATCATGACGAGGATGACCATGACCACGATCATGACCACGATGGCTTCCCGGAATACCAGTACCAGGGCGTGCGGGCGCGCTTCTATGGCATCGAGGCCCAGGACCGCTGGCAGTTGGCGGAAAACCACTACGGCAGCTTCGCCCTGGAGCTGTCGGGTGACTACACCCGGGCGAAAAACCTCGACAATGGCCAGCCGCTGCCACGCATCGCCCCGCTACGCTTGAACAGCGGCCTGGTCTGGGAACTGAACCGCTGGCAAGCGCGGGTCGATGTGCAGCATGCTGCATCGCAGCATCGCAAGCCGGCCGACGAAACCAGCACCGAGGGCTACACCACCTTGGGTGCGAGCGTTGGCTACCGCTTCGACATTGGCCATAGCCAATGGCTGGCATTTGTGCGCGGCGAGAACCTGAACGACCAGACCGTGCGCTATGCCAGCTCGATCCTGCGGGACATCGCGCCGGCACCGGGGCGCAGTGTGGAAGTGGGCCTGCGCACCACCTTCTGA
- a CDS encoding carbohydrate porin — protein sequence MFQLPKICCIGLALSALATPAGASEMFASDSPWMLGDWGGTRSQLLEKGYDFTLGYTGEMGSNLHGGYDHDRTARYSDQFTFGSHLDLEKILGWHDTEMQLTITERHGDNISNDRINDPRVGGFTSAQEVWGRGETWRLTQMWIKQKYFDGALDVKFGRFGEGEDFNSFPCDFQNLAFCGSQVGNWVGGIWYNWPVSQWALRVRYNLSPALYAQVGVFEQNPSNLESGNGFKLSGSGTQGAVMPVELVWSPRIQGLKGEYRAGYYYSNAKAQDVLKDSNGQPAALSGAAYRSSSSKHGLWLGAQQQVTSLASDQSRGLSLFANATVHDKKTNAIDNYVQAGLVYKGLFDARAKDDIGFALARVHVNPAYRKNARLANQAAGLDDYDNPGFLPVQDTEYSAELYYGIHLADWLTVRPNLQYIRHPGGVSQVDGALIGGLKIQSSF from the coding sequence ATGTTCCAACTGCCCAAAATCTGCTGCATCGGCCTTGCCCTCAGCGCCCTGGCGACCCCCGCCGGCGCCAGCGAAATGTTCGCCAGCGACTCCCCGTGGATGCTCGGCGACTGGGGTGGCACCCGCAGCCAATTGCTGGAAAAAGGCTACGACTTCACCCTCGGCTACACCGGCGAGATGGGTAGCAACTTGCACGGTGGCTACGACCACGACCGTACCGCGCGCTACAGCGACCAGTTCACCTTCGGCAGCCACCTGGACCTGGAAAAGATCCTCGGCTGGCACGACACCGAAATGCAGCTGACTATCACCGAGCGCCACGGCGACAACATCAGCAACGACCGCATCAACGACCCGCGGGTCGGCGGCTTCACCTCGGCTCAGGAGGTCTGGGGCCGGGGTGAAACCTGGCGGTTGACCCAGATGTGGATCAAGCAGAAGTACTTCGACGGCGCCCTGGACGTGAAATTCGGCCGCTTCGGCGAAGGCGAAGACTTCAACAGCTTCCCTTGCGACTTCCAGAACCTGGCGTTCTGCGGCTCACAGGTGGGCAACTGGGTGGGCGGCATCTGGTACAACTGGCCGGTCAGCCAGTGGGCCCTGCGCGTGCGCTACAACCTCAGCCCAGCGCTGTACGCCCAGGTCGGCGTATTCGAGCAGAACCCTTCCAACCTGGAATCGGGCAACGGCTTCAAGCTCAGCGGCAGCGGCACCCAGGGCGCGGTAATGCCAGTCGAACTGGTGTGGAGCCCACGTATCCAAGGCCTGAAAGGGGAATATCGCGCCGGCTACTACTACAGTAATGCCAAGGCACAGGATGTTCTCAAGGACAGCAACGGCCAGCCGGCAGCCCTGAGCGGCGCCGCCTACCGCAGCAGCTCGAGCAAGCACGGCTTGTGGCTCGGCGCCCAGCAGCAGGTAACTTCACTGGCGTCCGACCAGTCGCGTGGCCTGAGCCTGTTTGCCAACGCCACGGTGCACGACAAGAAGACCAATGCCATCGACAACTATGTGCAGGCAGGACTGGTATACAAAGGGCTCTTCGACGCCCGCGCCAAGGACGACATCGGTTTCGCCCTGGCCCGTGTGCACGTCAACCCGGCCTACCGCAAGAACGCCCGGCTGGCCAATCAGGCTGCGGGCCTCGACGATTATGACAACCCAGGTTTCCTGCCGGTGCAGGACACTGAGTACAGCGCCGAGCTGTACTACGGCATCCACTTGGCCGATTGGCTCACGGTACGCCCCAACCTGCAGTACATCCGCCACCCGGGCGGGGTGTCGCAGGTCGATGGCGCCCTGATCGGCGGCCTGAAGATCCAGAGCAGTTTCTAA